Proteins from a single region of Cydia strobilella chromosome 2, ilCydStro3.1, whole genome shotgun sequence:
- the LOC134752112 gene encoding uncharacterized protein LOC134752112 isoform X1 encodes MTNANYQVAIDTLKNRYGSNQQVIDSHYEALNRTSRCEYTAEDCRKTLNKIENHLRVLSSLGEDIENNSFRSIILNKFPEKVIYELNLLSVDDQTIAGIRSTLNKIVVALEKSKITLPLQKDHTATTDALISIENRPRYHRGKRIHTQTTSLHKMEYTPRNNNRKRPAKSSTDSGIKKAKLSCIFCSGPHFNDECPSYKTSEDRKKKISNRCFMCLKLGHRAHECRRRKKCYHCKGNHNRALCPKKEPGKSEPHHAVTLNSTGHCFKRKFFLQTATAQVIQIDTDLYLVDTDFGWIMSGHHDKDNQENDNILAVVTYYQNNIGCKCYTEPDLPLRQADVKFLWSLENIGITDSVKATREEIAVQHFNDTVVYQGGRYYVKWPWTTYPPDVPTNYGLAYGRLKGLVQRMDKPTLQEYNEILMEQLQAEIIEVVQVDSNVQCQSVPPINYLPHHIIKQSAKRGRIVYDGSARLKDQQSLNECLYRGPCMLQDLTALLLNFRVYKIGIIADVEKAFLQIGLQEEDRDVTRFLWLKDINKPLSDENILHLRFCRMPFGIISSPFLLTATIRYHISQKNSELLKKVANKCYVDNVVTGTNTSEEAVQLYDETRKTFEELSMNLRDWTSNDESFIQKVPEEYRAKETNEIKVLGLLWNKNQDVLTLNINKEVFTYGSLEEVTKREVLRILASVYDPCGIVSPLLVPIKLFLQELWRNDYKWDSPLSQELLQRWKRIESNLGDIKEVKIPRYVESNVSEGSENELHCFADAAKDSYAAVVYLRSSNGLEVKTSFLLSKSRVAPLEKKNKNGKKNERKLTIPQLELLGCVIGNRLLTYLKETIELPIDRQYLWTDSLVVLNWIHSNKLLPPFIANRIEEIKRNVGLETCYVNTKENPADIATRPELWIQKKNVWLEGPAFLSNDKSKWPKDIHLDSHQEVASFPAVLEGLKEQSSNNVPVEPSENDMPVELSDNDIQVEFSQSYIPVEPVNNDEPRPDQCEVRSQVQEIKNLQQRFFPDEIKGKATDLSRNLELFTDVDGLLRSKGRMMHAKWSYDMRYPILLPRDCEFTKKVVQEIHEKNYHVGAPHTLDLVRQQFWIPKGRPVVEKILRKCTQCVKHGGGPYPLPPTPALPAERANYSTPFTYTGIDYFGPVYIDTEKGQQKRWICLMTCLAVRAIHMEVVKNLTADECIMALRRFIATRGVPVTIVSDNALYFKLSSEILKSEHCVKNNIKWKFIPQLAPWHGAFYERLVGLVKHCMKKTLEKLLLNETQLLTVIKEIEAVVNSRPLTRVGPDMDIVLRPCDFLSLGRCLNLEISENYRPDQADTQVKHNVLDSWKRGQNMLNHFKNMFINQYLMSLRERYQHSHKQPRVKSHKEPSVGDLVQIKGETSNRNNWKVGKIVQLIRSSDGYCRVAQVKAGNSIFKRSIGHLYPLELEHPPSAQGDVSTETRELQERAQGSIPSESETSQTIEVPQENEQIDIMKERQVSSEVIPIQCIEEERGITDDGPNERVSTTPPQPEQGETNETSHPMEDVSHETEIVMQDESQPREEVVRRAAAIRAREKIAEWTRQLFAIL; translated from the exons ATGACAAATGCTAACTACCAAGTGGCAATAGACACACTTAAGAACAGATACGGGAGTAATCAACAAGTAATTGACTCGCATTATGAAGCACTAAATAGAACTAGTCGCTGCGAATATACAGCCGAAGACTGTAGGAAGACACTAAATAAAATCGAAAACCATCTAAGGGTACTTTCATCTCTTGGCGAAGATATAGAGAATAATTCGTTTcgtagtattattttaaacaaattccCCGAAAAAGTAATCTACGAACTTAACCTATTATCAGTGGATGACCAAACAATAGCGGGGATCAGAAGTACATTAAACAAAATTGTGGTGGCATTGGAGAAGTCTAAGATTACATTGCCTCTACAAAAGGACCATACAGCCACCACAGATGCCTTAATTTCAATAGAAAACAGACCCCGATACCACAGAGGGAAAAGGATACACACCCAGACAACATCCCTCCACAAAATGGAATACACACCCAGGAACAACAATAGGAAAAGACCAGCTAAGTCTAGTACTGACAGTGGAATAAAGAAAGCCAAGTTGAGTTGCATATTTTGCTCGGGGCCACACTTTAATGATGAATGCCCATCTTATAAGACATCTGAAGAtaggaagaaaaaaatatcaaaccGATGTTTTATGTGCTTGAAGTTAGGGCATCGTGCTCATGAATGCCGGAGACGTAAAAAATGCTATCACTGCAAGGGTAACCACAACCGAGCCCTATGCCCAAAGAAAGAACCAGGTAAGAGTGAACCACACCATGCTGTTACACTGAACTCAACTGGCCATTGTTTTAAGcggaaattttttttacagactgCGACAGCGCAGGTG ATACAGATTGACACTGATCTTTACCTAGTAGATACAGATTTCGGATGGATCATGTCTGGACATCATGATAAGGACAATCAAGAGAATGATAACATCTTAGCAGTTGTTACCTACTACCAGAACAATATAGGATGTAAGTGTTACACAGAACCTGACCTCCCTTTAAGACAGGCTGATGTGAAATTCCTCTGGAGTCTGGAGAACATTGGAATAACTGATTCAGTAAAGGCCACCAGAGAAGAAATTGCAGTTCAACACTTTAACGACACTGTTGTGTATCAAGGAGGTCGTTATTATGTAAAGTGGCCGTGGACAACATATCCACCAGACGTGCCTACTAACTATGGCCTAGCATATGGCAGGCTCAAGGGATTAGTGCAACGAATGGATAAGCCTACACTACAAGAATATAACGAGATACTGATGGAACAACTACAGGCTGAGATAATAGAAGTTGTTCAAGTAGACTCCAATGTCCAATGCCAGTCTGTGCCTCCGATTAACTACCTTCCGCATCACATTATCAAGCAGAGCGCCAAGCGTGGGCGTATTGTGTATGATGGCTCAGCAAGATTAAAAGATCAGCAAAGCCTTAATGAGTGCTTATATAGAGGACCTTGCATGCTTCAAGATCTGACGGCTTTGCTCTTGAACTTTCGagtttataaaataggtataatagCAGACGTCGAAAAGGCTTTCTTGCAAATTGGCCTACAGGAAGAAGACAGAGATGTGACAAGGTTCCTATGGCTAAAGGATATTAACAAACCATTGTCTGATGAAAACATACTACACTTAAGATTTTGCAGAATGCCTTTCGGAATTATATCAAGTCCTTTCTTACTAACGGCTACCATACGTTACCACATTTCTCAGAAGAATAGTGAGTTGCTAAAAAAGGTAGCAAACAAGTGTTATGTTGATAATGTTGTGACTGGCACTAACACTTCAGAAGAAGCTGTTCAATTATATGATGAAACCAGAAAAACATTTGAAGAACTTTCAATGAACCTAAGAGACTGGACATCAAATGACGAATCTTTTATTCAGAAGGTACCAGAAGAATATAGAGCAAAAGAGACAAACGAAATAAAAGTCCTAGGCCTGCTGTGGAATAAAAACCAGGATGTGCTCACATTGAACATAAATAAAGAAGTTTTTACCTATGGATCCTTAGAGGAAGTGACAAAAAGGGAAGTCCTACGAATATTAGCATCAGTATATGACCCATGTGGCATAGTCTCTCCATTACTCGTGCCAATCAAACTCTTTCTACAGGAATTATGGAGAAATGACTATAAATGGGACTCGCCACTGTCACAGGAGCTATTACAAAGGTGGAAAAGAATTGAAAGTAACCTAGGTGATATAAAAGAGGTTAAAATACCACGATATGTTGAATCCAATGTCAGTGAAGGATCTGAAAATGAATTACATTGCTTTGCAGACGCTGCTAAAGACTCTTACGCAGCAGTAGTATATTTAAGATCAAGCAATGGTCTCGAAGTAAAGACATCCTTTTTACTATCAAAAAGTAGAGTTGCACCATtggaaaagaaaaataaaaatgggaaGAAGAATGAAAGAAAACTGACTATTCCACAATTGGAATTACTTGGTTGTGTAATTGGAAACCGTTTATTGACATACCTGAAAGAGACCATAGAGTTACCCATTGATAGACAATACTTATGGACAGACAGCTTAGTGGTTCTCAACTGGATTCACTCGAATAAGCTTCTACCACCTTTCATAGCCAACAGAATAGAAGAGATAAAGAGGAATGTTGGATTAGAGACATGCTATGTAAATACAAAAGAGAATCCAGCTGATATTGCAACCCGACCTGAGCTTTGGATCCAGAAGAAGAATGTATGGCTAGAAGGACCAGCTTTCTTGTCCAATGATAAGAGTAAATGGCCAAAGGATATTCACCTGGACAGCCATCAAGAAGTAGCATCTTTTCCTGCAGTATTAGAGGGTCTGAAGGAACAGTCTTCAAATAATGTACCTGTAGAACCTTCAGAGAATGACATGCCTGTAGAACTGTCAGATAATGACATACAGGTAGAATTTTCACAGAGTTACATACCTGTGGAAcctgttaataatgatgaaccAAGGCCCGACCAGTGTGAAGTAAGATCTCAAGTTCAGGAGATAAAAAACCTGCAACAAAGATTCTTTCCCGATGAAATAAAAGGCAAAGCGACAGACCTCAGTAGAAATCTTGAGCTATTTACAGATGTTGACGGACTGTTGAGAAGCAAGGGACGAATGATGCATGCTAAGTGGTCATACGACATGAGGTATCCGATTCTATTGCCTAGAGACTGCGAATTCACAAAGAAAGTAGTACAAGAAATACATGAGAAGAATTACCACGTAGGAGCACCTCATACTCTCGACCTAGTCCGCCAGCAATTCTGGATTCCAAAAGGAAGACCGGTAGTGGAGAAAATACTAAGAAAATGTACTCAATGTGTAAAGCACGGTGGTGGCCCGTACCCACTGCCTCCAACACCGGCCTTACCTGCAGAACGTGCCAATTATAGCACACCATTCACTTATACTGGAATTGATTATTTTGGACCTGTCTACATAGATACCGAAAAGGGACAGCAAAAGAGATGGATATGTCTTATGACGTGCTTAGCAGTGAGAGCCATACACATGGAAGTCGTTAAGAACTTGACTGCGGATGAGTGTATTATGGCACTGAGGAGGTTCATAGCTACAAGAGGTGTACCAGTAACAATAGTTTCAGACAACGCATTGTACTTTAAATTGAGCTCTGAAATTCTGAAGAGTGAACACTGCGTCAAGAATAACATCAAATGGAAGTTTATTCCCCAACTAGCGCCATGGCATGGTGCATTCTATGAAAGATTAGTGGGGTTAGTGAAgcattgtatgaaaaaaacatTGGAGAAGCTGTTACTGAATGAAACACAACTTCTTACTGTCATTAAAGAGATTGAGGCTGTTGTTAACAGTCGGCCTTTGACACGAGTAGGCCCTGACATGGATATAGTTCTTAGACCATGTGACTTTCTATCTCTAGGACGTTGTCTAAATTTGGAGATATCAGAGAATTATAGACCTGACCAAGCTGACACTCAAGTGAAACATAATGTGTTAGACAGTTGGAAAAGAGGTCAGAACATGTTGAACCACTTCAAGAACATGTTTATAAACCAATATTTGATGAGCCTAAGAGAAAGGTATCAACACAGTCACAAGCAGCCAAGAGTAAAATCGCACAAGGAGCCAAGTGTTGGAGATTTAGTTCAGATTAAAGGCGAGACTAGCAACAGGAACAACTGGAAGGTTGGCAAGATTGTCCAATTAATAAGAAGTTCTGATGGATACTGTAGAGTAGCACAAGTTAAAGCAGGAAACAGCATCTTCAAACGGTCGATTGGACACCTATATCCTTTAGAACTGGAACATCCACCTTCGGCACAGGGAGATGTTTCTACTGAGACCAGGGAACTCCAAGAAAGAGCTCAAGGCTCTATACCAAGTGAGTCCGAGACAAGTCAAACAATTGAAGTACCACAAGAGAACGAGCAAATTGATATTATGAAGGAGAGACAAGTTAGTTCAGAGGTAATACCTATCCAATGTATAGAAGAAGAGAGAGGGATTACTGATGATGGTCCTAATGAGAGAGTATCCACAACACCACCACAACCAGAACAAGGAGAAACTAATGAGACTTCTCATCCAATGGAAGATGTAAGTCATGAAACCGAGATAGTCATGCAAGATGAGAGTCAGCCACGAGAGGAGGTAGTGAGACGAGCCGCTGCGATACGGGCAAGAGAAAAGATCGCAGAGTGGACCCGTCAACTTTTCGCTATTCTATAA
- the LOC134752112 gene encoding uncharacterized protein LOC134752112 isoform X2 — protein sequence MNAGDVKNAITARVTTTEPYAQRKNQTATAQVVHKTKTLNCRLLLDSGSSRSYITTDLAKHLDLTLANVDSLLIFIFGADKPNETLSPCTDITIKTKRGIEKSIHVNVVPRITDRIPIQDIPKIDIVDIPADSYSNGQSINMLIGNDYYFSFIRNNKIQIDTDLYLVDTDFGWIMSGHHDKDNQENDNILAVVTYYQNNIGCKCYTEPDLPLRQADVKFLWSLENIGITDSVKATREEIAVQHFNDTVVYQGGRYYVKWPWTTYPPDVPTNYGLAYGRLKGLVQRMDKPTLQEYNEILMEQLQAEIIEVVQVDSNVQCQSVPPINYLPHHIIKQSAKRGRIVYDGSARLKDQQSLNECLYRGPCMLQDLTALLLNFRVYKIGIIADVEKAFLQIGLQEEDRDVTRFLWLKDINKPLSDENILHLRFCRMPFGIISSPFLLTATIRYHISQKNSELLKKVANKCYVDNVVTGTNTSEEAVQLYDETRKTFEELSMNLRDWTSNDESFIQKVPEEYRAKETNEIKVLGLLWNKNQDVLTLNINKEVFTYGSLEEVTKREVLRILASVYDPCGIVSPLLVPIKLFLQELWRNDYKWDSPLSQELLQRWKRIESNLGDIKEVKIPRYVESNVSEGSENELHCFADAAKDSYAAVVYLRSSNGLEVKTSFLLSKSRVAPLEKKNKNGKKNERKLTIPQLELLGCVIGNRLLTYLKETIELPIDRQYLWTDSLVVLNWIHSNKLLPPFIANRIEEIKRNVGLETCYVNTKENPADIATRPELWIQKKNVWLEGPAFLSNDKSKWPKDIHLDSHQEVASFPAVLEGLKEQSSNNVPVEPSENDMPVELSDNDIQVEFSQSYIPVEPVNNDEPRPDQCEVRSQVQEIKNLQQRFFPDEIKGKATDLSRNLELFTDVDGLLRSKGRMMHAKWSYDMRYPILLPRDCEFTKKVVQEIHEKNYHVGAPHTLDLVRQQFWIPKGRPVVEKILRKCTQCVKHGGGPYPLPPTPALPAERANYSTPFTYTGIDYFGPVYIDTEKGQQKRWICLMTCLAVRAIHMEVVKNLTADECIMALRRFIATRGVPVTIVSDNALYFKLSSEILKSEHCVKNNIKWKFIPQLAPWHGAFYERLVGLVKHCMKKTLEKLLLNETQLLTVIKEIEAVVNSRPLTRVGPDMDIVLRPCDFLSLGRCLNLEISENYRPDQADTQVKHNVLDSWKRGQNMLNHFKNMFINQYLMSLRERYQHSHKQPRVKSHKEPSVGDLVQIKGETSNRNNWKVGKIVQLIRSSDGYCRVAQVKAGNSIFKRSIGHLYPLELEHPPSAQGDVSTETRELQERAQGSIPSESETSQTIEVPQENEQIDIMKERQVSSEVIPIQCIEEERGITDDGPNERVSTTPPQPEQGETNETSHPMEDVSHETEIVMQDESQPREEVVRRAAAIRAREKIAEWTRQLFAIL from the exons ATGAATGCCGGAGACGTAAAAAATGCTATCACTGCAAGGGTAACCACAACCGAGCCCTATGCCCAAAGAAAGAACCAG actgCGACAGCGCAGGTGGTTCACAAAACCAAGACCCTAAATTGTAGACTCCTTCTTGACTCCGGCAGTTCAAGAAGCTATATTACCACGGATTTGGCGAAACACCTGGATTTGACATTAGCAAATGTAGACTCTTTACTGATATTTATTTTTGGAGCCGATAAGCCTAATGAGACTTTGAGTCCTTGCACGGATATTACTATCAAGACAAAAAGAGGAATAGAAAAAAGTATCCATGTGAATGTGGTTCCTCGCATTACTGATAGGATACCAATACAAGACATTCCTAAAATAGATATTGTGGACATACCAGCAGATAGTTACTCAAATGGTCAATCAATAAACATGCTCATTGGTAATGATTACTATTTCTCCTTTATTAGGAATAACAAGATACAGATTGACACTGATCTTTACCTAGTAGATACAGATTTCGGATGGATCATGTCTGGACATCATGATAAGGACAATCAAGAGAATGATAACATCTTAGCAGTTGTTACCTACTACCAGAACAATATAGGATGTAAGTGTTACACAGAACCTGACCTCCCTTTAAGACAGGCTGATGTGAAATTCCTCTGGAGTCTGGAGAACATTGGAATAACTGATTCAGTAAAGGCCACCAGAGAAGAAATTGCAGTTCAACACTTTAACGACACTGTTGTGTATCAAGGAGGTCGTTATTATGTAAAGTGGCCGTGGACAACATATCCACCAGACGTGCCTACTAACTATGGCCTAGCATATGGCAGGCTCAAGGGATTAGTGCAACGAATGGATAAGCCTACACTACAAGAATATAACGAGATACTGATGGAACAACTACAGGCTGAGATAATAGAAGTTGTTCAAGTAGACTCCAATGTCCAATGCCAGTCTGTGCCTCCGATTAACTACCTTCCGCATCACATTATCAAGCAGAGCGCCAAGCGTGGGCGTATTGTGTATGATGGCTCAGCAAGATTAAAAGATCAGCAAAGCCTTAATGAGTGCTTATATAGAGGACCTTGCATGCTTCAAGATCTGACGGCTTTGCTCTTGAACTTTCGagtttataaaataggtataatagCAGACGTCGAAAAGGCTTTCTTGCAAATTGGCCTACAGGAAGAAGACAGAGATGTGACAAGGTTCCTATGGCTAAAGGATATTAACAAACCATTGTCTGATGAAAACATACTACACTTAAGATTTTGCAGAATGCCTTTCGGAATTATATCAAGTCCTTTCTTACTAACGGCTACCATACGTTACCACATTTCTCAGAAGAATAGTGAGTTGCTAAAAAAGGTAGCAAACAAGTGTTATGTTGATAATGTTGTGACTGGCACTAACACTTCAGAAGAAGCTGTTCAATTATATGATGAAACCAGAAAAACATTTGAAGAACTTTCAATGAACCTAAGAGACTGGACATCAAATGACGAATCTTTTATTCAGAAGGTACCAGAAGAATATAGAGCAAAAGAGACAAACGAAATAAAAGTCCTAGGCCTGCTGTGGAATAAAAACCAGGATGTGCTCACATTGAACATAAATAAAGAAGTTTTTACCTATGGATCCTTAGAGGAAGTGACAAAAAGGGAAGTCCTACGAATATTAGCATCAGTATATGACCCATGTGGCATAGTCTCTCCATTACTCGTGCCAATCAAACTCTTTCTACAGGAATTATGGAGAAATGACTATAAATGGGACTCGCCACTGTCACAGGAGCTATTACAAAGGTGGAAAAGAATTGAAAGTAACCTAGGTGATATAAAAGAGGTTAAAATACCACGATATGTTGAATCCAATGTCAGTGAAGGATCTGAAAATGAATTACATTGCTTTGCAGACGCTGCTAAAGACTCTTACGCAGCAGTAGTATATTTAAGATCAAGCAATGGTCTCGAAGTAAAGACATCCTTTTTACTATCAAAAAGTAGAGTTGCACCATtggaaaagaaaaataaaaatgggaaGAAGAATGAAAGAAAACTGACTATTCCACAATTGGAATTACTTGGTTGTGTAATTGGAAACCGTTTATTGACATACCTGAAAGAGACCATAGAGTTACCCATTGATAGACAATACTTATGGACAGACAGCTTAGTGGTTCTCAACTGGATTCACTCGAATAAGCTTCTACCACCTTTCATAGCCAACAGAATAGAAGAGATAAAGAGGAATGTTGGATTAGAGACATGCTATGTAAATACAAAAGAGAATCCAGCTGATATTGCAACCCGACCTGAGCTTTGGATCCAGAAGAAGAATGTATGGCTAGAAGGACCAGCTTTCTTGTCCAATGATAAGAGTAAATGGCCAAAGGATATTCACCTGGACAGCCATCAAGAAGTAGCATCTTTTCCTGCAGTATTAGAGGGTCTGAAGGAACAGTCTTCAAATAATGTACCTGTAGAACCTTCAGAGAATGACATGCCTGTAGAACTGTCAGATAATGACATACAGGTAGAATTTTCACAGAGTTACATACCTGTGGAAcctgttaataatgatgaaccAAGGCCCGACCAGTGTGAAGTAAGATCTCAAGTTCAGGAGATAAAAAACCTGCAACAAAGATTCTTTCCCGATGAAATAAAAGGCAAAGCGACAGACCTCAGTAGAAATCTTGAGCTATTTACAGATGTTGACGGACTGTTGAGAAGCAAGGGACGAATGATGCATGCTAAGTGGTCATACGACATGAGGTATCCGATTCTATTGCCTAGAGACTGCGAATTCACAAAGAAAGTAGTACAAGAAATACATGAGAAGAATTACCACGTAGGAGCACCTCATACTCTCGACCTAGTCCGCCAGCAATTCTGGATTCCAAAAGGAAGACCGGTAGTGGAGAAAATACTAAGAAAATGTACTCAATGTGTAAAGCACGGTGGTGGCCCGTACCCACTGCCTCCAACACCGGCCTTACCTGCAGAACGTGCCAATTATAGCACACCATTCACTTATACTGGAATTGATTATTTTGGACCTGTCTACATAGATACCGAAAAGGGACAGCAAAAGAGATGGATATGTCTTATGACGTGCTTAGCAGTGAGAGCCATACACATGGAAGTCGTTAAGAACTTGACTGCGGATGAGTGTATTATGGCACTGAGGAGGTTCATAGCTACAAGAGGTGTACCAGTAACAATAGTTTCAGACAACGCATTGTACTTTAAATTGAGCTCTGAAATTCTGAAGAGTGAACACTGCGTCAAGAATAACATCAAATGGAAGTTTATTCCCCAACTAGCGCCATGGCATGGTGCATTCTATGAAAGATTAGTGGGGTTAGTGAAgcattgtatgaaaaaaacatTGGAGAAGCTGTTACTGAATGAAACACAACTTCTTACTGTCATTAAAGAGATTGAGGCTGTTGTTAACAGTCGGCCTTTGACACGAGTAGGCCCTGACATGGATATAGTTCTTAGACCATGTGACTTTCTATCTCTAGGACGTTGTCTAAATTTGGAGATATCAGAGAATTATAGACCTGACCAAGCTGACACTCAAGTGAAACATAATGTGTTAGACAGTTGGAAAAGAGGTCAGAACATGTTGAACCACTTCAAGAACATGTTTATAAACCAATATTTGATGAGCCTAAGAGAAAGGTATCAACACAGTCACAAGCAGCCAAGAGTAAAATCGCACAAGGAGCCAAGTGTTGGAGATTTAGTTCAGATTAAAGGCGAGACTAGCAACAGGAACAACTGGAAGGTTGGCAAGATTGTCCAATTAATAAGAAGTTCTGATGGATACTGTAGAGTAGCACAAGTTAAAGCAGGAAACAGCATCTTCAAACGGTCGATTGGACACCTATATCCTTTAGAACTGGAACATCCACCTTCGGCACAGGGAGATGTTTCTACTGAGACCAGGGAACTCCAAGAAAGAGCTCAAGGCTCTATACCAAGTGAGTCCGAGACAAGTCAAACAATTGAAGTACCACAAGAGAACGAGCAAATTGATATTATGAAGGAGAGACAAGTTAGTTCAGAGGTAATACCTATCCAATGTATAGAAGAAGAGAGAGGGATTACTGATGATGGTCCTAATGAGAGAGTATCCACAACACCACCACAACCAGAACAAGGAGAAACTAATGAGACTTCTCATCCAATGGAAGATGTAAGTCATGAAACCGAGATAGTCATGCAAGATGAGAGTCAGCCACGAGAGGAGGTAGTGAGACGAGCCGCTGCGATACGGGCAAGAGAAAAGATCGCAGAGTGGACCCGTCAACTTTTCGCTATTCTATAA